In Dreissena polymorpha isolate Duluth1 chromosome 11, UMN_Dpol_1.0, whole genome shotgun sequence, the genomic window AAGGAAACTGTATTGGAGCGGAGGAGAACTTACTTGCAGAGGGAGCACTTTGAGAAAATAGCACGTCAACTATTATTAGAGTGTTTTCATTTCGGGAGCCAGTCGGAAGGGACCACAACTCCCGGTCTCCAGTCTGATATTGATTTTCTACTAAGTAAACACATAGTCAATATCATGACCATCTGGGAAGACTGGAGGGCTGGGATGATTAACCTTCTGATGCTCCACGACAACACCACTCCACCTCAACAGTACTTGCTACAAGTCATCCAAGACTACACACCGGAACCAATGACCAGTCTGACCGATGACAGGTTCGTAAGGAAAGATTCTGGGCAAATACTGTTAAGCGCTGAAAGATGGAAAAATAACATCGCGTATGAGCTTAGAGATCAAGGGGAGGCAACTCAAAATGGACCTTCTGTGAGCGTGATGCCTAACTGGGATATTGTAGATGCATTTCATGTACGCAAACCTCTTCCTGAAATACAGCAATGGATAGACAGATGTAGAGGTAAACACTGGCCACCTGTTCAGCTTCTCGAGGCTGCACGGATAGCTCCGTGTTTCCTGGTACCAGCAGGACATCCAGACAGTGATTACAAGCGTGAAGAATGGCGACTGTCTCCAAACCTGATAGAACGAATGTTGATGTTTAGCTTCAATATGactcaaataaaatgttacattgttttaaaactaatcaaaaaatcattatttgctaACATTGTGGGGGATGCTATTACAAGCtttcattgtaaaactataatgtttTTCACCATAGAAAGAACACATCCTTGTCTGTGGTGCGAACACAaccttatgtttgtacttttgcTCTGTTTACACGTATTAAAGCGATGGCTGACATTGGGAAGGCTTCCGCATTATATCATAGAAGGTGTGAACTTGTTCGATGGGAAACTCTCAAAGTTGCTGCAGAAACGCCTTTTAGTGTATATAGACTCGTTGATAAGGAATAACTTACAAGTTGTTTTTTGTATTGGTATAGATAATATAGGATGTCGGTTACAAGCGCGTAGTATGCGGCATACTGTACAGGCTGGAGAACTAAGACGTGTATTATTACATAACAGCATCAGATTACTGCTGAAGTTTGAGTACTTGGATAGTTTGAAACctgtgttaacatttatcaagcaTAAACAGATCAGTTCTCAAACAACCTTCGACcataatttaaaatatgtaatatgcaattgttttgaatgttttgaaaaCTCAAGGAATGCCATGTCAAAAACTGCTGCTCTTGAATTGATTAAACACTTTCATGCGTTACACATTTCAGTTCAATCATCTTACTATTTGCGACTACAAAACGTTCTTGACAGCGAAAATATAAGGCGTGTCCAATATTCCTTAAATTTGGATGTAGCTACTAGTCGCTTAAAGTTTGCTTCTATGCTATACTGCAGTGGTCATCTTCAAGCGGCAGTTCGAGTGTTGGAGGACGTGGAGAGGAGGTATCACAGCAAGGTCAAGGCTGTGTGTGGATGTAGAGAATACCAGAGAGACGGGGATCTGAAGGTGTTTGCTGATATGCTATTAGGCAACACTGACAACAGTGAACTGCCATTGGCATTCTGTGTAAATTTTTCAAGACAGGAATCGCACTGTGCCCctttcattttattgtttgaaatgaatcgcaaTATCACTGACGAGGAAGTGAAGCAGAGAGCTTTCACTGAGAAACAATGGATGGACAGTGCTGAGGTGGATGCGCGTCCGTTTCTATACTATCTGCAGTATCTCACGTATGGAGGACTTGGTGCTCGTGATAAACAGCTTCATGCATGGCGAGTCTTGGAGTCTTATATATGTGATATAAGAAATAAAATCAACCTGTATCACCAAGAGACTGCAGTGAACTTGCTGGGACACTGCTATGAAATGGAAGGAGAATATGAAGGTGCGTTAAATTACTACGAAGAATCGTTGGGTATTTACGACACAAATAATGCTGCTTACTGGCACGTGCGGCGTGTTTTGCGTCTTTTACGTGATTAAAAACGATATATAAAGGTCTCTTAAAATGTGCATATGATGGCACTAAACATAATCAAGttgttaatttaatatataaatagtaATTATTGTAAGTATATAGCAAGCATACagttatatgtatttgtttaccaAGGATGAATATATCAATAATTGAACTGAATTGAATTGAACATAATGTCAATGTATTCTATATTAGAAAATAATGCACCTTCAACAATTTTAGGAGAGAAGCACCTTTAATTGTCCACAACTATTgtggaatgattttttttatctaattgTACTATTTGCTTAATAataatgtcatatatatattgcTAAAGAATACAGTTATGCTTATGCATTATATTATCAGATGATACCGGCCCTGAATGTTGCCAATTTTGCTCAGAATATTTCACATTTAGCAAAATTAGTCGTAATTGTTCTCTTAACAGATCGATATATCTCAAgtgtaatgtttatttttggtataTGTACTTAAGACAATATTTGGCAGGCAACTTAAATGATTGTTTAAATCCAAGCCTGTATTCTTTTGCAGCACAAATTCATCTTATATGACGGTAGAAGTTAATGTTTGTTTGGTATTTTAATCAGATATCTATGTTCATAATTTTGGTAGGCTACAACACACCATAATTGTTATCAACAGTCAAACATCTGACTTTGAAAGCAGGACCCACATAATTATCTTGGTTGAATGTGTCCTTTATTTAAAATGAGCTACTGTTGTTTTTACTTAATTGTCTTTATACTgttgttataaatattcataattaatGTTATTAAGCGTATATATTCAGTCAACCAGTATCAACTATcccataaataaaaataataacaggatttgttcatttttagctcatctattttttgaaaaataattatgagctactgtattgtcatcaccttggcgtctgcgtcggcgtccggttaagttttgcgtttaggtccacttttctcagaaagtatcaatgctattgcattcaaacttggtacacttacttactattatgaggggactgggcgggcaaagttagataactctggcgtgcattttgactgaattatgtgccctttttatacttagaaaattgaaaattttggttaagttttgcgtttaggttcacttttttcagaaagtatcaatgctattgcattcaaacttggaacacttacttactatcataaggggactgggcaggcaaagtaagataactctggcgtgcattttgacagaattatgtgccctttttatacttagaaaattgaaaattttggttaagttttgtgtttaggtccattttattccttaagtatcaaagctactgctttcatacttgcaacacttactaactatcataaggggactgtgcaggcaaagtgatgtaactctgactggcattttgaaagaattatgtgccctttttattcttagaaaattgaaaatttggttaagttttgtgtttaggtccactttattcctacagtatcaaagctattgctttcatacttgcaacacttattaactatcataaggggactgtgcaggcaaagttatgtaactctgactggcatttggacggaattatgggccctttatacttagaaaatagataatttggttaagttttgtgttttggtccactttacccttaaattatcatagatattgctttcgtacttagaacactcgcaaactatcataagggtacagtaaaaggacaagttgcataactctggatgtcatttttatggaattacggcccttttttgacttagttactttgaatatattggttaaattttgtgtttcgatccactttacttcttaagtatcagggctattgctttcaaacttcaaatactttcatgctatcatgaggttactgtacctggcaagttgaattttaccttgacctttgaatgaccttgactctcaaggccaaattattaaattttgctaaaatttgcataacttttttatttatgattagatttgattgatactttgacaaaactactgttacctgacatactacaatagactccacccaaagcatcccccgtgccccccccccgaatccccccccctatatatttttttttttaagatcatctcacaaatgaccaccacaccctcacactatacccccccaccccaccccccattttttttttaaacggttaaaaaacacaactatttatttttattattttatgtttgaaataccctccaaccatcgcacccaagaatcacccaccacccccctcccccaatccgaatccccccccctaatttttatacgcccgtataaaatacgggacgtattatgtgaaaccccttggcgggcgggcgggcggcgggcggaaggcatcactttgtccggactctaattcaaattgtattcatccgatcttcaccaaacttggtcagcagttgcatctagttgatatctaggccaagttcgaatatgggtcatgccgggtcaaaaactaggtcatagggtcaataagtgcattttcaaaggggccactttgtccggactctatttcaaattgtattcatccgatcttcaccaaacttggtcagcagttgcatctagttgatatataggccaagttcgaatatgggtcatgccgggtcaaaaactaggtcatagggtcattGTTATGATATAACTCTACATAGTTGCTGTGGATacgaaacaaaaatatgttaagcATTGTTCTTTGAAATTCAAAAGTTCTAACTGAGATTTGAAATCCAATATAACTAACTTCTCAACCATTATACTATAATAACTTGGTAACACTATAACAACTCGGTTGTTTTACAGTTATATTAAACTGGAAACGCCACTTACCGGCAGTTGAGATAAGCGTGAAACCTGCAACAATAAAGACGGGTTATTGTGTACATAATAGAAATTTGGTTACTAACCTACATTAATTCCGAACACAAAGGGTTCCATACATTTCAGATTTAATAGTTGCTAATTGATGCATGTGTTTGAATTGTTTGTATTCCGAATATATAAAAGTTTTAAACAACACAAATCAATCGTGCATAGGTACTGCATTAAATAAATAGTACATTAGAAACAGAAAACATAAACTTACATTCCACTGCCATTCTATTCCTATGTAggtctaaacaattatgatttaaatattgtgttttagagaacaaatgagactaagtgtacacttattgatatcaatgcatatatatgaatatatcagttatataagttgttgttgttttttttgcttatttccaaaacaaatacatcaatcatcagtgtatcatctccaatggcacacgaatcgggcgtatattgctccgtcatgcggcgctcttgttttatttttttttaagatcatctcacaaattccaccacaccctcacactataccccaccacctcacccccccccccaattgtttttttttaagatcatctcacaaattaccaccacaccctcacactatcccCCCCCACCTCAcacccccaaatttattttttttaaactgttaaaaaacacaaatatttatttttattattttatgtttgaaataccgtccaaccatcacaccaaAGAATCCCACCCCtcaccatacccccccccccccttcccgaattttttttttcattttttcgcatttttggaagataatgtaataaatgtccacaccctcacactatacacccttcttcactccacccctccc contains:
- the LOC127850612 gene encoding uncharacterized protein LOC127850612 isoform X1; translated protein: MWNLSVDMEAAPKESRMQNKESDIGVRRASNKKRHQNFQSIMQIPEHFSELSIRMFDALDDSGAGKETVLERRRTYLQREHFEKIARQLLLECFHFGSQSEGTTTPGLQSDIDFLLSKHIVNIMTIWEDWRAGMINLLMLHDNTTPPQQYLLQVIQDYTPEPMTSLTDDRFVRKDSGQILLSAERWKNNIAYELRDQGEATQNGPSVSVMPNWDIVDAFHVRKPLPEIQQWIDRCRGKHWPPVQLLEAARIAPCFLVPAGHPDSDYKREEWRLSPNLIERMLMFSFNMTQIKCYIVLKLIKKSLFANIVGDAITSFHCKTIMFFTIERTHPCLWCEHNLMFVLLLCLHVLKRWLTLGRLPHYIIEGVNLFDGKLSKLLQKRLLVYIDSLIRNNLQVVFCIGIDNIGCRLQARSMRHTVQAGELRRVLLHNSIRLLLKFEYLDSLKPVLTFIKHKQISSQTTFDHNLKYVICNCFECFENSRNAMSKTAALELIKHFHALHISVQSSYYLRLQNVLDSENIRRVQYSLNLDVATSRLKFASMLYCSGHLQAAVRVLEDVERRYHSKVKAVCGCREYQRDGDLKVFADMLLGNTDNSELPLAFCVNFSRQESHCAPFILLFEMNRNITDEEVKQRAFTEKQWMDSAEVDARPFLYYLQYLTYGGLGARDKQLHAWRVLESYICDIRNKINLYHQETAVNLLGHCYEMEGEYEGALNYYEESLGIYDTNNAAYWHVRRVLRLLRD
- the LOC127850612 gene encoding uncharacterized protein LOC127850612 isoform X9, which codes for MWNLSVDMEAAPKESRMQNKESDIGVRRASNKKRHQNFQSIMQIPEHFSELSIRMFDALDDSGAGKETVLERRRTYLQREHFEKIARQLLLECFHFGSQSEGTTTPGLQSDIDFLLSKHIVNIMTIWEDWRAGMINLLMLHDNTTPPQQYLLQVIQDYTPEPMTSLTDDSGHLQAAVRVLEDVERRYHSKVKAVCGCREYQRDGDLKVFADMLLGNTDNSELPLAFCVNFSRQESHCAPFILLFEMNRNITDEEVKQRAFTEKQWMDSAEVDARPFLYYLQYLTYGGLGARDKQLHAWRVLESYICDIRNKINLYHQETAVNLLGHCYEMEGEYEGALNYYEESLGIYDTNNAAYWHVRRVLRLLRD